A region of Vigna radiata var. radiata cultivar VC1973A chromosome 6, Vradiata_ver6, whole genome shotgun sequence DNA encodes the following proteins:
- the LOC106763619 gene encoding probable E3 ubiquitin-protein ligase RHC2A, whose amino-acid sequence MPLNRGQSQTTRWYHQLCFVPTSSDSSDDSDVESVIITPTTTITTSTTWQELSPPLSPLPPLPPPPPPPVPEPQMDWRFPLPPPPPDFVRPLLLQQHEPDLSGVWAILNEEVQQDRLQSPNISHVFKDDKSGCSTIAMNGLSRVRVSDTDKIFLCPICMDQFKVCDQAYRLPCTHTYCSECILRWLNSSKTCPVCRLQLNGYSFDSIDDNNNNLNSHVEFLSTSLSSPPSPYFRSPPRPEYLVESSLNLTAGVENSASDNSDEADYDSACDELGDSQENGASHTANDLLQ is encoded by the coding sequence ATGCCACTGAACCGTGGCCAAAGCCAAACCACAAGGTGGTATCATCAGCTATGCTTTGTTCCCACTAGTTCAGATAGTTCAGATGACTCGGACGTAGAATCTGTAATCATTACACCAACTACTACAATTACAACTAGTACCACATGGCAAGAACTTTCTCCGCCGCTGTCACCACTGCCACCActaccgccaccaccaccaccaccagttCCTGAACCTCAAATGGATTGGCGCTTTCCActaccaccgccaccaccagaTTTTGTGCGGCCACTGCTGCTGCAACAGCATGAGCCTGATCTCAGTGGGGTTTGGGCTATTCTTAACGAAGAAGTACAGCAGGATAGGCTTCAATCTCCCAATATAAGTCATGTGTTTAAAGATGATAAAAGTGGGTGCTCAACGATTGCCATGAATGGCCTTAGCAGGGTAAGAGTATCAGACACAGATAAAATCTTTCTCTGTCCCATTTGCATGGATCAGTTTAAAGTGTGTGATCAAGCATACCGGTTACCCTGCACCCACACCTATTGTTCCGAATGCATTCTTCGTTGGCTTAACAGCAGCAAAACATGTCCAGTTTGCAGGCTTCAATTGAATGGTTATAGTTTTGATAGCatagatgataataataataatttgaactCGCATGTTGAATTTCTATCAACATCATTGTCTTCACCACCATCGCCATACTTTCGTTCTCCTCCGCGCCCGGAGTACCTCGTAGAATCTTCTCTCAACCTTACAGCAGGTGTAGAGAACAGTGCAAGTGATAACTCAGATGAAGCTGATTATGATAGTGCATGTGATGAGCTAGGTGATTCTCAAGAAAATGGTGCTTCTCATACTGCTAATGATTTATTACAGTAA